Part of the Paludisphaera borealis genome, GGTTTCCCGGGTCTTCGCCTGCCGCAGGAACCTCACGAACCGTTCGTCCTTCAAATGCCTGGAAATATTCTCGAGCGCCCGCAGGTGGTCGCCGGGCTGGTTCTGGGGGGAGACCAGCAGGAAAAAGATGTTGACGGGATCGCCGTCGAGGGCCGCGAAGTCGACGCCGGTCTGCGACAGCGCCACGGCGCCGACCAGGCGTTGGAGCGTCGGGTGCCGGGTGTGGGGCACCGCAACCCCCATGCCGATCCCCGTCGAGCCCAGCTCTTCACGGTTCAGGATCGCGCGAATCACGCTCTCCACCTCGCCGTCGGCGAGCTGGCCGGCCTTGTTCAGGCCGCCGACCATCTCGCGGATCGCGGCTTCCTTGGTGGTCGCCTGCAAATCCACGATGATGCTGTCTCGGACCACGAAATCCAAAAGCTTCATCCGCCCCTCCATCGACGGGCCGCCAGGCTGGCTGATCGCGTCCTTCCGGCGTCGTCACGGTGACGCGTCAGGCGCTCAACCGCCGTCGGGGGATGGCGAGAGGCCAGCCCGCGAGGCTTCGCACTAGGCGGCGATGCCGAGAAATGCTCG contains:
- a CDS encoding PTS sugar transporter subunit IIA — encoded protein: MKLLDFVVRDSIIVDLQATTKEAAIREMVGGLNKAGQLADGEVESVIRAILNREELGSTGIGMGVAVPHTRHPTLQRLVGAVALSQTGVDFAALDGDPVNIFFLLVSPQNQPGDHLRALENISRHLKDERFVRFLRQAKTRETVVEVLEEADANAH